CTCGATCATCAGAGTCGTCGCGAACGCCGCATGGTCGGTACGCCGGGTGCACCGAATCGTCCGCTCTCGTACCGTGCTCCTGACAGGCAGGAGCAGATACCGACAGACCGCAGGCCGCCACGTCGCGGCGACAATCTTGCTATCACGCCACGCTGCTCCGAGCCGTTGCCGCGTCGTGAGCCGCAGCTCTCGACGGTGAGCTCTCAGCCGATGAAGCCTGCAGCACGCACGACGCACGCGTCGCCTCAGAAGCCTTGGCAGGCGCTCGACCACGCGCTGCGCGTTACCGATCTGCTGCTCACCAACGGAGGCTTTGCGGCCATCGTGCTCGACCTTGGCGACATTCCTGCCGAGTATGCGTGGCGTATTCCGCTGGCAACGTGGTTTCGTTATCGCGCTGCGTGTGAGCGCAGTCGCACCTCGCTGCTTCTGCTCACGCAGCATCCCTGCGCCCGCTCCAGCGCAGGGCTTGTGGTGAGGATGCAGCCGGGAGTGATGGAGTTCGACGGCGCGGTGATGACGGGCGTACGTTTTGCGGCAGAGGTTGAGCGCAGCCGATTCGCACAGCAGCCGAACCGCATCGTGCCGATACGCAAGCCTCCACAAGCAGAACACCCCGGCTCGTGGAAGAGCGAGGCCGTATGGGCATGACTCCGCTCTATGTCTGCGTTCACGTGCCGGAGTTCGCGGCGCAAGCACTGATTCGTCTTCGTCCAGAGTTGATGGGCAAAGCCGTTGCAGTGATGGCCGGCGTCCCGCCTCTGGAGGAAGTATGCAGCGCAAGCCCCGCAGCCATGAAGCAAGGTGTGGCGCACGGTATGACGAAGGCTGAGCTGGAGAGCTTCCACGACATCGTCGTGCTGCGTCGCTCCCTGCTTGAAGAGCAGCACGCAAAAGCTGCGCTGCTTGATGCGGTGTCCGCCTTCACGCCGCGCGTTGAGATTCAGCCTGCGAGAAACGCTGCGCTGGATGCCGTGCTCGACATGACCGGCTCGGAGTTGATCTTCGGCAGCGCGAAACAAATCGTTGCGAAGCTCGACGCAGTGCTGAAAAAGTTCTTCTTCTCCGCTGGCATCGCTGCGAGTGCCAATCAGCACACTGCGGTCTGCCTAGCACCGTCATCGCGCAAGCCATCCGTGGTGGCCCCTGGCGAAGAGGCAGTTGTACTCCATCATCTTCCGCTCACGGCACTACCGCTTTCGCAGGAACAAGCCGACAAGCTGGAGCTATGGGGGCTGAAGACGCTGGGCGATCTCGCGCAGCTACCAGAGACGGAGCTTGTAGTGCGCCTCGGGCAACAAGGCAAACGCCTGCAGTTGATGGCGCAAGGCAAGCACCCGCACCTCATGGTTCCCGAAGAGCCAGAGTTCACGCTCAGCGAGTACATCGCCTTCGACGCACCGATTGAGCTGCTCGACTCGCTGCTCTTCGTCCTCGGCCCGATGCTCGATCAACTCATCGCTCGTGCGCAAAACCATGCGCTCGCGTTGGCGAGCGTAACTCTCACGCTGGCGCTTGATGGTGGTGAACGCTTCGAGCGAACGCTGAAGCCTGCGCTGCCTGTCGCGCAGAGAGAGGTGCTACTCAAGCTGCTGCATCTTGACCTGCAAGCGCATCCGCCGCCTGCAGGCATTCTTGCGGTGCTGGTGAAAGCCGAACCGGGTGATCGCAGCAAGATGCAGCTGGGTCTCTTCGCGCCACAAACACCGGAAGCAGCGCGCCTGGACATCACGCTTGCACGCATTGCTGCAATCGTCGGTGAAGACCGCGTGGGCCGCGCTCGATTGCTCGACACTCATGCAAGCGAAGGCTTCGTGATGGAGCCGTTCACGGTTTCGACCGCATCCTCGGTGAAGACGCAGGAGACGAAGTCGAACACGACGACCTTGCGGCGCTGCCGTCCTCCATCGCCACTCACCATGATGCTTCGCGAATCGCGTCCGCATGAGTTCTATCTCACCGGCAAGAGATACATCGTGCATCAAGCCTTCGGTCCGTGGCGCCGGAGTGGTGAGTGGTGGACGCAAGAGGTATGGTCCTGCGAGGAGTGGGACATCTCCGCATGTGCGACCAGTGGAGAGACTCTCCTTTGCATCCTCGCGCACGATCTGCTCCACCACCACTGGCAGATGGAGGCGATGTATGACTGAGCCACAATACATCGAGCTACATGCCAACAGCGCGTTCAGCTTCCTTGAAGGCGGCTCGCACCCGGAAGCTCTCGTGCGTGCAGCGGTGGAAGCAGAGATGCCAGCGATGGCCCTGCTCGATCGCAACGGCGTGTATGGGGCCGCGCGCTTCCATACCTCAGCCAAAGAGAATGGCGTGCGCGCACACATTGGTGCCGAGATCTCAGTCTCCTCACTAGGGGATGCTGTGCTTCCACCAGACTGGATCCCTCATCAGCAGCGGGCTGTTCCGGTTCGGCTTTCATTGCTCTGCGAATCCCGCACCGGGTATCAGAACCTTTGCCAGATGATTACGCGCTTCAAGATGCGTGAGCGCAGCAAATGCGAAGGCGAAGCAATGCTGGAGGACTTGCATGAATTTTCGCAGGGCTTGATTTGCATGACCGGTGGTGAAGAAGGCCCGCTGGCTGCGGCGATAACGCGTGGAGGGGAGGTCGCCGGACGCGAATGCTTAGAGAAGCTCATACAAATCTACGGTCGTAGCAATGTGTATGTGGAACTGCAGCGACATGGTGATCGCGCAGGAGAATGGCGCAATCAGACAGCCATGCGGCTGGCTGAAAGTCTGCATCTGCCTCTGCTGGCGACGAACGGTGTGCGTTACGCCACGCAGTATGAGCGCGAAATTTTAGACGTCCTTACCGCGGTGCGCCATCATGTCCCGCTCGATAAAGCAGGTCGGTTACTGCAGCGAAACTCGCAGCGCCAGGTGCGCAGTGCGCGTGCGATGCGTCGTCTGTTTCATGACGTCCCCGAAGCGGTCGAGAATACGGTGCTGCTTTCCGAGAGGCTCACGTTTGAACTGAATGACCTCGGCTATAAGTTTCCTACGTACAACACGCCCACTGGCGAACCCATGTGGATGCTTCTGCGTAAGCTCGTTCGCAACGGCATCGAGCGACGCTATCGGCCCAAGCGCGATCCTTACCTGATGCGCAGAGCGAAGACTCAGGCACGACGTGAGTTGGAGTTGATTGAGAAGCTCGGCTTCGAAGGTTATTTCCTGATCGTGGAAGACATCGTTCGTGAGTGCAACAAAAACGACATCATGGTCCAAGGACGCGGCAGCGCAGCCAACTCTGTAGTTTGCTATGCGACAGGCATCACCGCGATTGATCCAGTAGGGATGGACTTGCTCTTCGAGCGATTCCTCAATGAGAACCGTAACGAGTGGCCTGACGTAGATCTCGATTTGCCTTCTGGCGACAAGCGCGAGAGCGCTATTCAATACGTTTACAAAAACTACGGTGAGCTTGGTGCTGCGATGACCGCCAACGTCATCACGTATCGCGGCAAGTCTGCGGCGCGTGAGGTTGGCAAAGCGCTCGGCTTTGATGAAGAAACTCTCGCTCGCCTCACAAGCCTAGTTGGCCATTGGGAGTGGCGCAAAAAAGACGAGACACTGGGCGACAACTTTCGCCATGCTGGCTTCGACATCAAGCATTGGCGCATCGCGAAGTATGTTGAGCTATGCGAACGCATACAGGACATTCCTCGTCATCTCGGCCAGCACTCCGGTGGCATGGTCATATGCCAGGGGCAGCTCAACAAAGTCGTACCGCTGGAACGTGCGTCGATGGCAGGACGCAGCGTCGTGCAGTGGGACAAGGACGATTGTGCAGCGCTCGGTCTGTTGAAGATCGATCTGCTGGGTCTTGGCATGATGGCTGTGATAAAAGATTGCACCACGCTCATCTCGCAACATTATGGCCAAGCCGTCGACCTCGGCCAGCTTCCTCATGACGATTCCGAGGTCTATGACACGCTTTGCAAGGGCGACACCGTAGGCATGTTTCAAGTAGAGAGCCGCGCGCAGATGGCATCGATTCCGCGTAACGCGCCGCGTAAGTTCTATGACCTCGTCGTACAGGTCGCCATCATTCGCCCCGGCCCCATCGTCGGCAAGATGATGCACCCATACATGCGCAGGCGGCAAGGTCTCGAAAAGCCCGAGAGCATTCACCCCAGCCTGGATAAAGTACTGGAACGAACGCTCGGCGTTCCGCTCTTTCAAGAGCAGCTGCTTCGCATGGCCATGGTCGTCGGTAATTTTTGTGGGGCCGAAGCGGAAGAGCTTCGCAAAGCTGTGGGTATGCGTCGCACCTGGAAACGCATGTCTGAGCTGATGGTGAAGTTGCGCAATGGCATGGATGAAAACGGAATCGATGCCGAGAAACAAGAACTCATCGTGCAGAGCATTCAATCCTTCGCGCTCTACGGATTTCCCGAATCACACGCTGCGAGCTTCGCGTTGATCGCTTACGCCTCGGCGTACTTCAAAGTGAAGTACCTCGCGGCCTTCACCTGCGCCATGCTCAACAATCAGCCGATGGGCTTCTACACACCTGCGGTGCTGATCAAGGATGCATTTCGTCACGGTCTGCGCATCAAACCCATCGATTTACAAACCTCTGCAACCACCTGCACCATCGAGCACGAGCCGGATGGCTCTCGCTCGCTGCGCCTCGGCCTCAACTACGTGCGCGGCCTCCATGCCGACCTCGCCCAAGTTATCGTTGCATCGCGGACGCTGTATGGTCCTTTTCGCAGCGTGGATGATCTACACCAGCGAGTGCCCCGGCTCAATCGCAGCGATCTCGCACAGCTCGCGCGCATCGGTGCGTTGAATTGGATCGGTGAAGTGCAACATCGCCGCGATGCCATCTGGCAGATCGAGCAGGTCAGCCGGAATGCTGGACCGCTATTCGTCGCGGAGACGGCTTCTTCTCCAGCTTCTTCTCCACTGCGTCGCATGCAAACAGAAGAACGTCTTGTGGCGGACTATTCAGGCACAGGGTTATCTACGAGTCCGCATCCGATGGGCTATCGGCGCGCAGAGCTGCGACAAGCTGGAGTCTCATCCGCCACAGAGCTACAGGGCAAGCGCGATGGCTCACGCGTTATCGCCGCCGGTGCGGTCATCGCCCGCCAGCGACCGGGCACAGCTCTCGGCTTCATCTTCCTCTCGATGGAAGACGAAACCGGGATCGCGAACATCGTCATCCACCCGAACCTTTACGAGGAGGACCGCCGCATCGTCACCAGCGGCAAGTTCCTCAAGGTTTTCGGCAAGCTGCAGAACCAAGACGGGGTAGTGCATGTGAAGACAGAGCGGCTGGAATACCTCCATGCCGCGCCCATCGAAGTACGATCACATGACTTCCACTAAGAACGCTAGTTGTACTCCAGCACGTGCGGAGCGGGCCAGGTCATTGTGCCGTCGGCGCGGTTTACGTACATGAAGACCTTCGTCGTACCGTTCACGCGCACGGCCACGATCGTCCCCGTACCGAAGTTCCCCGTGCCGTCCGTCTTCGAGATATCGACGTGATGCTGCGTGATGGGGCCGTTCACCGGGCTGTGCGTGGTCCAGTCTTCGATAAAGCGCGGCAGCGGATAGCCGAACTTCGACGGATGCTGTTCCCAGTTTTCATCATTCTCATAGAGCGCGTAGGCGGTCTTGTAATCCTTCGCCTCCAGCGCGTTGAAGAACTTGTTCACGCGATGCTCGGTGGGGATGTTTGAGAACGCCCAGCCGTGGCCCAGCACGTAGCCCGCAAACGTGAAGAAGAAGCCTACGATCAGCACGGTCACCACCGAGATGACCGTGCTCTTGATCAGGCGGTCGCGGGTGGGGTCGTAGTTCGGTGCATCCATCAACGTGCTCATGCTGTCTTCCTTTGCGGGCAATGATCTGGTGAAGCGTGAAGCCTCACTGCATTAGACACCGGCAAGGGCGTTTCGGGATGAATTTCCTGTTGCGTTTCGAGAACCGCTACCAGCGACGCGGTTCGTCCGCCGGATCGTGCCGCGGGAAGGCGCTCTTCCACCACTCGCACTCGGGCTCAGCCCCGGGCAACAGATACACCGACACCACATCGAACCGCACGGGCACATACTGCCGGAACGGCTGCGGAACGTGCCGCAGATACTGCCGCACGAGCTTGCGAAGCTGCTGGCGCTTGTCGCGGTCAACTGCGTCCTCAGCCGCGTAGGCATCGCGCGCCGTGCGGGCCTTCACCTCGGCCACGACGAGCGTCTCGCCGTCCCACGCCACCAGGTCGAGATCGCTGCGGTGTCCGCCAGAGCGCCAGCGCCGCGCCACCACCTGCAGACCCTGCGCCGCGAGGAAAAAGTACGCCGCGTCTTCGCCTCGTTCGCCGGTCAGCAGATGCTCCGGCAGCGGTTTGTGGCCTTTTCGCAGGCGTTTTATGGCGCGGCGACGCTGCGCACGATCCAGAAGCCACGCATACAGGCGCGCCTGCCAGCCGAGAGGCCGCAAGCCGTCAAGGGACGCCGCCGCATGAGGGTTCATGCGCCCAGCATAGACGTTGCGGTCGCCTTCTGCACAGGTGGCTTGATATACTTGATCGTGCACCCCGAGCACAATCCCGATCAGCATTCGAAAAAGCAGGTGGATATGTCAGCAAAGTACATCTTTGTGACGGGCGGCGTTGTGTCTTCTCTTGGCAAGGGTCTTGCCGCAGCCTCCATCGGCTGCCTGTTGGAAGCGCGTGGACTGAAGGTCAACCTCATGAAGTTTGACCCGTATCTGAACGTCGATCCGGGCACGATGAGCCCATTTCAGCATGGCGAGGTCTTCGTCACCGACGACGGCGCCGAGACCGACCTCGACCTCGGTCACTATGAGCGCTTTACCCACGCCAAGCTGAGCCGCGACAACAATCTCACGACCGGTCGCATCTACGAGCAGATCATCACCAAGGAGCGCCGCGGCGACTACCTCGGCAAGACGGTTCAGGTGATCCCGCACGTGACCAACGAGATCAAGGCCGCCGCCAAGAAAGTCGGCGCGGACTGCGACGTCGCCATCATCGAAATCGGCGGCACCGTCGGCGACATCGAATCGCTTCCCTTCCTCGAGGCCATCCGCCAGATGCGCCAGGAACTCGGCCGCGACAACACCGTCTTCGTGCACGTCACGCTGATCCCGTGGATCGCCGCCGCGCAGGAGCTGAAGACCAAGCCGACGCAGCACTCCGTGAAGGAGATGCTCTCCATCGGCATTCAGCCGGACATTCTGCTCTGCCGCGCCGACCGCGAAGTGCCGCGCGACATGCGCGAGAAGATCGCCGCGTTCTGCAACGTCGAACAGGGTGGCGTGGTCATCGCCAAGGACTGCGCGAGCATCTATGAAGTGCCGCTGAACCTCGCCGAACAGAACGTCGACACGCTCGCGCTCAAGTACCTCCGCATCGAGGCCAAGGACGCCGACGTTTCGCGTTGGCAGGACATCGTGCACCGCGCCTACAACCCCAAGGACGAGGTCCACATCGGCATCGTGGGCAAGTACGTGGAGTACGAGGACAGCTACAAGTCGCTGAAGGAAGCGCTCGTGCACGGCGCGCTGGCCGAGAACCTCAAGCTCCGCGTGACGTGGATCGAGGCCGAGGGCCTGGAGACCGACGACTACGCGCAGCAGCTTGCGCACTTCGACGGCATCCTCGTTCCGGGCGGCTTCGGCAAGCGAGGCGTCGAGGGCATGTTGAACGGCATTCGCTACGCGCGCGAGTCGAAGACGCCGTACTTCGGCATCTGCCTCGGCATGCAGACGGCGTGCATCGAGTACGCGCGCAACGTAGCGGGCCTCGCGCAGGCGAACTCGGGTGAGTTCGACCCGGCGACGCCGCACCGCATCATCTACAAGCTGCGCGAGCTGATCGGCGTAGAAGAGATGGGCGGAACGATGCGTCTCGGCGCCTACACCTGCAAGATGGAGCCGGACTCACTGGCCGCGAAGGCCTACGGCACCACCGAGATCAGCGAGCGCCATCGTCATCGCTACGAGTTCAACCGCGAGTACGAAGCGGTGCTCGTGGGCGCAGGTCTGCGACTCACTGGCTCGTCGCCGGAAGGAACGTACGTGGAGATCGTCGAGATCCCCGAGCATCCGTTCTTCCTCGGCTGCCAGTTCCATCCGGAGTTCAAGTCAAAGCCGCTCGAGCCGCATCCGTTGTTCCACGCATTCGTGAAGGCCAGCTACGCGAACCGCGCGACGGCGAAGTCGAGCAAGGAAGCAAAGCAAGCTACGGCGTAAGCTTCCGCAGCACACATGAGGGCACAGCTTCGGCTGTGCCCTTTTCTTTTGAACCTCCAACACTGTCATCCTGAATGCAGCGAGGGATCTGGCGGAGGCACGTCTGCTGGCGCTAGCAGCACGCGGGATGCCGGGTGCCCCACATCTGCGCTTCATGCAGATGTGGGAGAGCGAGAATGCATGGCCTATCGGAAGCATCCTGCAAACCCACGTCTCAGAATCGAGACATGGGGCACCCGTTCGTAGCTTTGGAATAAGGAACATCGATAAACAGATCCTTCTGCTGCGTTCATGACAACAACGACCGTCTGGAGAAGAAGCAGTAGAATCAAGCGCAATGAGTGAATACACCAGCTATCGCGGAGAACGTCGTCCTGGCGGCGCACTGGCAGGCATCGTGCTTGCCGTCATCATCGGCGCCGTGGCGCTGGGCGTCTTCGTGCACCACGCGCGCTCAGGCTTCGCGGGCAAGCTCGCCTCGCTC
Above is a genomic segment from Granulicella cerasi containing:
- a CDS encoding CTP synthase, with product MSAKYIFVTGGVVSSLGKGLAAASIGCLLEARGLKVNLMKFDPYLNVDPGTMSPFQHGEVFVTDDGAETDLDLGHYERFTHAKLSRDNNLTTGRIYEQIITKERRGDYLGKTVQVIPHVTNEIKAAAKKVGADCDVAIIEIGGTVGDIESLPFLEAIRQMRQELGRDNTVFVHVTLIPWIAAAQELKTKPTQHSVKEMLSIGIQPDILLCRADREVPRDMREKIAAFCNVEQGGVVIAKDCASIYEVPLNLAEQNVDTLALKYLRIEAKDADVSRWQDIVHRAYNPKDEVHIGIVGKYVEYEDSYKSLKEALVHGALAENLKLRVTWIEAEGLETDDYAQQLAHFDGILVPGGFGKRGVEGMLNGIRYARESKTPYFGICLGMQTACIEYARNVAGLAQANSGEFDPATPHRIIYKLRELIGVEEMGGTMRLGAYTCKMEPDSLAAKAYGTTEISERHRHRYEFNREYEAVLVGAGLRLTGSSPEGTYVEIVEIPEHPFFLGCQFHPEFKSKPLEPHPLFHAFVKASYANRATAKSSKEAKQATA
- a CDS encoding DNA recombination/repair protein RecA; translation: MLRSAQLVSHMVEEALSKRVASPFAPAVRAEARLPFGIEAIDSAAHGGAPIGAITELVGGLCSGRTGAAQHFVSCLQAEGSVSAWVDVSDSFDPISASAAGMDLKRLLWVRGARAATNVAATNEGWVAQRVAGHTEAFAPSGGGGSPHPRSEGRNMPQAVQALLGAHGGLLDHQSRRERRMVGTPGAPNRPLSYRAPDRQEQIPTDRRPPRRGDNLAITPRCSEPLPRREPQLSTVSSQPMKPAARTTHASPQKPWQALDHALRVTDLLLTNGGFAAIVLDLGDIPAEYAWRIPLATWFRYRAACERSRTSLLLLTQHPCARSSAGLVVRMQPGVMEFDGAVMTGVRFAAEVERSRFAQQPNRIVPIRKPPQAEHPGSWKSEAVWA
- a CDS encoding DNA polymerase Y family protein, with the protein product MGMTPLYVCVHVPEFAAQALIRLRPELMGKAVAVMAGVPPLEEVCSASPAAMKQGVAHGMTKAELESFHDIVVLRRSLLEEQHAKAALLDAVSAFTPRVEIQPARNAALDAVLDMTGSELIFGSAKQIVAKLDAVLKKFFFSAGIAASANQHTAVCLAPSSRKPSVVAPGEEAVVLHHLPLTALPLSQEQADKLELWGLKTLGDLAQLPETELVVRLGQQGKRLQLMAQGKHPHLMVPEEPEFTLSEYIAFDAPIELLDSLLFVLGPMLDQLIARAQNHALALASVTLTLALDGGERFERTLKPALPVAQREVLLKLLHLDLQAHPPPAGILAVLVKAEPGDRSKMQLGLFAPQTPEAARLDITLARIAAIVGEDRVGRARLLDTHASEGFVMEPFTVSTASSVKTQETKSNTTTLRRCRPPSPLTMMLRESRPHEFYLTGKRYIVHQAFGPWRRSGEWWTQEVWSCEEWDISACATSGETLLCILAHDLLHHHWQMEAMYD
- a CDS encoding YraN family protein: MHDQVYQATCAEGDRNVYAGRMNPHAAASLDGLRPLGWQARLYAWLLDRAQRRRAIKRLRKGHKPLPEHLLTGERGEDAAYFFLAAQGLQVVARRWRSGGHRSDLDLVAWDGETLVVAEVKARTARDAYAAEDAVDRDKRQQLRKLVRQYLRHVPQPFRQYVPVRFDVVSVYLLPGAEPECEWWKSAFPRHDPADEPRRW
- a CDS encoding DNA polymerase III subunit alpha codes for the protein MTEPQYIELHANSAFSFLEGGSHPEALVRAAVEAEMPAMALLDRNGVYGAARFHTSAKENGVRAHIGAEISVSSLGDAVLPPDWIPHQQRAVPVRLSLLCESRTGYQNLCQMITRFKMRERSKCEGEAMLEDLHEFSQGLICMTGGEEGPLAAAITRGGEVAGRECLEKLIQIYGRSNVYVELQRHGDRAGEWRNQTAMRLAESLHLPLLATNGVRYATQYEREILDVLTAVRHHVPLDKAGRLLQRNSQRQVRSARAMRRLFHDVPEAVENTVLLSERLTFELNDLGYKFPTYNTPTGEPMWMLLRKLVRNGIERRYRPKRDPYLMRRAKTQARRELELIEKLGFEGYFLIVEDIVRECNKNDIMVQGRGSAANSVVCYATGITAIDPVGMDLLFERFLNENRNEWPDVDLDLPSGDKRESAIQYVYKNYGELGAAMTANVITYRGKSAAREVGKALGFDEETLARLTSLVGHWEWRKKDETLGDNFRHAGFDIKHWRIAKYVELCERIQDIPRHLGQHSGGMVICQGQLNKVVPLERASMAGRSVVQWDKDDCAALGLLKIDLLGLGMMAVIKDCTTLISQHYGQAVDLGQLPHDDSEVYDTLCKGDTVGMFQVESRAQMASIPRNAPRKFYDLVVQVAIIRPGPIVGKMMHPYMRRRQGLEKPESIHPSLDKVLERTLGVPLFQEQLLRMAMVVGNFCGAEAEELRKAVGMRRTWKRMSELMVKLRNGMDENGIDAEKQELIVQSIQSFALYGFPESHAASFALIAYASAYFKVKYLAAFTCAMLNNQPMGFYTPAVLIKDAFRHGLRIKPIDLQTSATTCTIEHEPDGSRSLRLGLNYVRGLHADLAQVIVASRTLYGPFRSVDDLHQRVPRLNRSDLAQLARIGALNWIGEVQHRRDAIWQIEQVSRNAGPLFVAETASSPASSPLRRMQTEERLVADYSGTGLSTSPHPMGYRRAELRQAGVSSATELQGKRDGSRVIAAGAVIARQRPGTALGFIFLSMEDETGIANIVIHPNLYEEDRRIVTSGKFLKVFGKLQNQDGVVHVKTERLEYLHAAPIEVRSHDFH